The Deltaproteobacteria bacterium genome window below encodes:
- a CDS encoding class I SAM-dependent methyltransferase yields MPADARENTRRSWNVATRNHNAHKGDQAARLRAGHDVLFDEELALLGPLEGRRLVHLQCNSGQDSLCLARRGAHVTGVDFSDEAIAFAKALSDRSEIPAQFEHAEVVQWLHDTPSRFELAFCSYGAVGWLPDLRAWARGVARVLEPGGRLVYVEFHPLVWSVGPEFRLDRDDYFAREPFVEPVGDYVAGSGTALAAEHDDAAAGSNDIPATSWQWTLAEILEACIEAGLELEHVREYPYANGCRVHPGLEAEPGTRRWRWPAGVARVPLMFGLVARRRP; encoded by the coding sequence ATGCCCGCCGACGCCCGTGAGAACACCCGCCGCAGCTGGAACGTCGCCACCCGCAACCACAACGCCCACAAGGGCGATCAGGCCGCGCGCCTGCGGGCGGGCCACGACGTGCTCTTCGACGAGGAGCTCGCGCTGCTCGGACCGCTCGAGGGCCGTCGACTGGTCCACCTGCAGTGCAACAGCGGCCAGGACTCGCTGTGCCTCGCACGTCGCGGCGCGCACGTGACCGGCGTCGACTTCAGCGACGAGGCGATCGCGTTCGCGAAGGCGCTCTCGGACCGCAGCGAGATCCCCGCGCAGTTCGAGCACGCCGAGGTGGTGCAGTGGCTGCACGACACGCCGTCGCGCTTCGAGCTCGCGTTCTGCAGCTACGGCGCGGTGGGTTGGCTACCCGATCTACGCGCGTGGGCTCGCGGGGTCGCGCGGGTGCTGGAGCCCGGCGGGCGACTCGTCTACGTCGAGTTCCACCCGCTGGTGTGGTCGGTCGGGCCTGAGTTCCGCCTCGATCGCGACGACTACTTCGCCCGCGAGCCGTTCGTCGAGCCCGTGGGCGACTACGTCGCCGGCTCCGGCACGGCGCTCGCCGCCGAGCACGACGACGCGGCCGCCGGCAGCAACGACATTCCCGCGACCAGCTGGCAGTGGACGCTCGCGGAGATCCTCGAGGCGTGCATCGAGGCCGGCCTCGAGCTCGAGCACGTGCGCGAGTACCCCTACGCGAACGGCTGCCGCGTGCACCCGGGGCTCGAGGCCGAGCCGGGCACGCGACGCTGGCGGTGGCCCGCCGGGGTCGCGCGCGTGCCACTGATGTTCGGGCTCGTCGCGCGCCGGCGCCCCTGA
- a CDS encoding YiiG family protein, whose translation MPVRTKISLLAVLSLMPGLGCDKIVALINDGAQAAANEAGGGLTGGPKTDDDRLGEKLQAYIDCINGPATNISDSGKRYFDWIDDPKVGPTGKETSVYGLYEIRDTKPCLDGIAKAAELEPDDADLEAAAKAFADAVSTAAPLMNEAYKYYDEDNYKDDKWAKAKELHPKLMAAIETFEGTNAKLREIVGNRNDALQERDLSRIEAEMGKTLMWHQRKIMVLSKKVMDTADVEVAPEFKLDLAVFEPLVNELETELSATEEYGKAHKEELDSVTMYSSFQSEAEEFKKIAKEVLRRKRDNQAFTKDDLERFASGPASWVEGSPAKLLDKYNSLVSRSNSLNYSFYKPAPKG comes from the coding sequence ATGCCGGTCCGTACCAAGATTTCGCTGCTCGCAGTGTTGTCCCTCATGCCGGGACTTGGTTGCGACAAAATCGTCGCGCTCATCAACGATGGGGCCCAAGCCGCCGCCAACGAGGCCGGCGGCGGCCTCACCGGCGGTCCCAAGACCGACGACGACCGTCTCGGCGAGAAGCTGCAGGCGTACATCGACTGCATCAACGGGCCCGCGACCAACATCTCCGATTCGGGCAAGCGCTACTTCGACTGGATCGACGACCCCAAGGTCGGCCCCACCGGGAAGGAGACCAGCGTCTACGGCCTCTACGAGATCCGCGACACCAAGCCGTGCCTCGACGGCATCGCGAAGGCCGCGGAGCTCGAGCCCGACGACGCCGACCTCGAGGCGGCCGCGAAGGCCTTCGCGGACGCGGTCAGCACCGCGGCGCCGTTGATGAACGAGGCCTACAAGTACTACGACGAGGACAACTACAAGGACGACAAGTGGGCCAAGGCCAAGGAGCTGCACCCCAAGCTCATGGCAGCGATCGAGACCTTCGAGGGTACCAACGCCAAGCTGCGCGAGATCGTCGGCAACCGCAACGATGCGCTACAGGAGCGCGACCTCTCGCGCATCGAAGCCGAGATGGGCAAGACCTTGATGTGGCACCAGCGCAAGATCATGGTGCTCTCGAAGAAGGTGATGGACACCGCCGACGTCGAGGTCGCGCCGGAGTTCAAGCTCGATCTGGCGGTGTTCGAGCCGCTCGTCAACGAGCTCGAGACCGAGCTGAGCGCGACCGAGGAGTATGGCAAGGCCCACAAGGAGGAGCTCGACTCGGTGACGATGTACAGCTCGTTCCAGTCGGAGGCCGAGGAGTTCAAGAAGATCGCCAAGGAGGTGCTCCGTCGCAAGCGCGACAACCAGGCCTTCACCAAGGATGATCTCGAGCGCTTCGCCAGCGGCCCCGCGTCGTGGGTCGAGGGCAGCCCCGCGAAGCTGCTCGACAAGTACAACAGCCTCGTCAGCCGCAGCAA
- a CDS encoding sigma-54-dependent Fis family transcriptional regulator, which translates to MDFDDDARELHDADVEQLERRLLELALRRTSTRHGAIFLWRDDEQALALDFHVVDDLVVTLPNARVRRPSPGQPPGIALLAFERNEPYLCRDTAADPNYARYFLDVGSIAAVPIPWQDRAIGVLTVSADDRGALTPHHLVALVELAQTAARFLRRAQQYRRTRDDRRRPLLIKGLSPQWLEVERRIERASPSDVPVLIHGESGTGKELVAHAIHFNSRRESKPFVTVNCAAIPENLLESVLFGHVRGAFTGASFEKQGEFHKADGGTLFLDELGDLPLSLQSKLLRAVESGEVAKLGSNKPPERVDVRLVGATHRDLRAMVAAGSFRADLYFRLGVMVLELPPLRAYREQIAVLSAVFLQQAADRMGKPAPRIGPEALALLRAYDFPGNVRELRNAIEHAVVMSKGEIQPADLPESLRTDRSRGPASPRNATVATASHRERAPTLRELREAWLAPLETQYLTELLQACEGNVARAAARAGVDNVTLYRLLRKRGLAVRRTVVEVAPEARKAKPRRRAES; encoded by the coding sequence ATGGATTTCGACGACGACGCCCGCGAGCTCCACGACGCCGATGTCGAGCAGCTCGAGCGGCGGCTCCTCGAGCTCGCGCTGCGCCGCACGTCGACGCGCCACGGCGCGATTTTCCTCTGGCGCGACGACGAGCAGGCGCTCGCACTCGACTTCCACGTCGTCGACGATCTCGTCGTCACGTTGCCCAACGCGCGCGTGCGTCGGCCGTCGCCCGGCCAGCCGCCTGGGATCGCGCTGCTGGCGTTCGAACGCAACGAGCCGTACCTGTGCCGCGACACCGCGGCCGATCCGAACTACGCGCGCTACTTCCTCGACGTCGGCTCGATCGCGGCGGTGCCGATCCCGTGGCAGGACCGAGCGATCGGCGTGCTGACGGTCTCGGCGGACGACCGCGGCGCACTGACGCCGCACCACCTGGTCGCCCTGGTCGAGCTGGCGCAGACCGCCGCCCGCTTCCTACGGCGCGCCCAGCAGTACCGCCGCACCCGTGACGACCGCCGACGGCCGCTGCTCATCAAGGGGCTGTCACCGCAGTGGCTCGAGGTCGAGCGACGCATCGAGCGCGCGTCGCCGTCGGATGTCCCGGTGTTGATCCACGGCGAGAGCGGGACTGGCAAGGAGCTGGTCGCCCACGCCATCCACTTCAACTCTCGGCGCGAGTCGAAGCCGTTCGTGACGGTGAACTGCGCCGCGATCCCGGAGAACCTGCTCGAGAGCGTGCTGTTCGGCCACGTGCGCGGGGCCTTCACCGGCGCCAGCTTCGAGAAGCAGGGTGAGTTCCACAAGGCCGACGGCGGCACGCTCTTCCTCGACGAGCTCGGCGATCTCCCGCTGTCGCTGCAGTCGAAGCTGCTGCGCGCGGTCGAGTCGGGCGAGGTCGCCAAGCTGGGCAGCAACAAGCCCCCCGAGCGCGTGGACGTGCGGCTGGTGGGCGCCACGCACCGTGACCTGCGCGCAATGGTGGCCGCGGGCAGCTTCCGCGCCGATCTCTACTTTCGCCTGGGCGTCATGGTGCTCGAGCTGCCGCCACTGCGGGCCTATCGCGAGCAGATCGCGGTGTTGTCGGCGGTGTTCCTGCAGCAGGCCGCGGACCGCATGGGCAAGCCGGCGCCGCGCATCGGACCCGAGGCGCTCGCACTGCTGCGCGCCTACGACTTCCCCGGCAACGTCCGCGAGCTCCGCAACGCCATCGAGCACGCGGTCGTGATGTCGAAGGGCGAGATCCAGCCCGCCGATCTGCCCGAGTCGCTGCGCACCGATCGGTCGCGAGGCCCGGCGTCGCCGCGCAACGCGACGGTCGCGACCGCGTCGCACCGCGAGCGGGCGCCCACGCTCCGCGAGCTACGCGAAGCGTGGCTGGCCCCACTGGAGACGCAGTACCTCACCGAGCTGCTGCAGGCCTGTGAGGGCAACGTCGCGCGCGCGGCCGCCCGCGCGGGCGTCGACAACGTCACGCTCTATCGCCTGCTGCGCAAGCGCGGGCTCGCAGTCCGACGCACCGTCGTCGAGGTCGCGCCCGAGGCACGCAAGGCGAAGCCAAGGCGCCGCGCCGAGTCGTGA
- a CDS encoding universal stress protein, whose protein sequence is MSTWIVALDLRPSSHGAVRFASWVSQSGGEPLELVGVHVIEREQLAPIFRLQSPDEVGRRAREALQRELDEAAIREFFTREVVALGPRAHEVLAHQAQGEHAEVIVVGRQVADDARATIRLGTNARRLLRALPTTVVVVPPDYAQIPFGAGPVLVATDLGEDAVAACRFAAQMGARLGREVIAVHVIPQLDPVLRAYVADGPWNELAEQEHARALAELRRWLDRHGLAQLESRVEQGAVIDTLGRLVQSTHAPLLVVGSRRLPTVERAFVGSTAAALAAELPLAVAVVPQERASAGDGHR, encoded by the coding sequence ATGTCGACCTGGATCGTCGCCCTCGACCTGCGCCCCTCGAGTCACGGTGCCGTGCGCTTCGCGTCGTGGGTCTCGCAGTCGGGTGGCGAGCCGCTCGAGCTGGTGGGCGTGCACGTGATCGAGCGCGAGCAGCTGGCGCCGATCTTCCGGCTGCAGAGCCCCGACGAGGTGGGTCGTCGAGCTCGCGAGGCGTTGCAGCGCGAGCTCGACGAGGCGGCCATCCGCGAATTCTTCACCCGCGAGGTCGTCGCGCTCGGTCCCCGCGCCCACGAGGTGTTGGCGCACCAGGCCCAAGGCGAGCACGCCGAAGTCATCGTGGTCGGTCGCCAGGTGGCCGACGATGCCCGCGCGACCATCCGACTCGGCACCAACGCGCGTCGGCTGCTGCGCGCGCTGCCGACCACCGTCGTGGTGGTGCCGCCGGACTACGCACAGATTCCGTTCGGCGCCGGGCCGGTGCTGGTCGCCACCGACCTGGGGGAGGACGCCGTGGCGGCATGCCGCTTCGCCGCACAGATGGGCGCTCGCCTCGGGCGCGAGGTCATCGCGGTGCACGTGATCCCGCAGCTCGATCCGGTGCTGCGCGCCTACGTGGCCGACGGGCCCTGGAACGAGCTCGCCGAGCAGGAACACGCGCGCGCGCTGGCCGAGCTGCGGCGGTGGCTCGATCGACACGGGCTCGCGCAGCTCGAGTCGCGCGTCGAGCAGGGCGCCGTCATCGACACGCTCGGCCGACTCGTGCAGTCGACCCACGCGCCGCTGTTGGTGGTCGGATCGCGTCGACTGCCGACGGTCGAGCGCGCCTTCGTCGGCAGCACCGCGGCGGCGCTGGCGGCCGAGCTACCGCTCGCGGTCGCGGTGGTGCCGCAGGAGCGAGCCAGCGCCGGCGATGGCCATCGCTGA